AAGGTCAACTCTTTAAAGAGTTGACCTTCTTTTTTACTATTGTTGAGAAATAATAGAATATTTTAGTTGGTATTTAAAAATCCTTCTATTTATGTATAATAAAGTTAGAATTCTAGATTTTGGGAGGAACAAGAGTGAGACAACAGGTGAAGAAACTTCTTTTAACAACAAGTGTAGCGTTATTGGTAGCACCAATTTCTGCTTATGCACATCCAGGGCGTACAGATGCGAATGGTGGACATACGTGTCGTACAAATTGTGAAAAATGGGGATTACAGTACGGGGAATATCATTATCACAATAAACCAGCTTCTAGTAGTGGTGCAACGAGTCCAGCTCCTAGCCAAAATAATAATGGTGCTGTAGCAGCTGAAAGACAAGCAGAAGCGCAGCGCAATGCGGAGGCAGAAAAGCAACGTGCTGCAGAAGCACAGCGTAAAGCAGAGGAAGAGAGACAGCGTGCTGCAGAAGAACAACGCAAAGCTGAAGAAGAGAGACAACGTGTAGCCGAAGAGCAAAGAAAAGCAGAAGAGGCACGTAAGCAAGAGGAAGCCCAGCGTCAAGCTGACATGGAAAAAGGGCAGCTTGAAGGTCAAAAAAGTGGAGAGGCTGATTTTAAAGCAGGGAAAAATAATGCGGAAGGGCATTTAACTGGAAAATCTGATACATATAAACAAGCATTTACAACTGCTTATACTGCAGCTTGGTCTTTAGAAGAGCAGAAAAAAATGCATTCTGAAAAAGGAAAAGAGCAAGGGTTAGCACAAGAGAAAATGGACGATAGTCAAATTACTCCTGAGTTTAAGGTGAACTTTGCAGAAGGTTTCCAAGTAGGTAATAAAGAGAGAACCAAAAAGATTGAAAAAGAACAAGCGGAACTTGGTGAAAAGGCTGGTAAAGAATTAGCTGAAAAGAAACCTGGAAATACTGAAAAGGATACATATGTGAAAGCATATGAAACCGCGTATGAAAAAGGATATAAGTCTGCCCAAAAAATGGCAGAAAAAGCTGGATATACATATGCATTTGAAAATTATGATTTAAAAGTTCCTGCTAAGTATGAAAAGCACGAGTCATTAAAGAAATGGTTTACGGAAGGATTTAAATCAAATAAAAAGGCAGCAGAAATCCGAGAAGAAGGATATAAAAAAGGAGATAGCTGGCTGTCATTTTTCTATAAAAACTTCGTGCCAAGTGAATATAAAGAGCACAAAGATCTGTATGAACAAGCAATAGAAAAAGGTAAAAAAGCATAAAAAAAGATGAGGAATTTTTCCTCATCTTTTTTAATCCATCCATTTCACTAATTTCTTAGAAATTAATAATAAAACACAACCTAAAATAATTGCTGCAGCTCCGATTACTGTAAATACTTCAGCATATCCAAGTGAAGTTGTGAAGCTTGCAAGTTGTCCGCCTATAATGTTGGCGATTCCTGAGCTTGCTAGCCATACTCCCATTAATAAAGAAGCAAGTTTTACTGGAGCAAGTGCGCTAACCATTGATAGCCCAACAGGTGATAAGAATAGCTCGCCTAACGTATGGAAAAGATACGTAAAGACGATAAATAGTAAGTTTGCTTTTTCTGTAATATTATGTTCATCACTACCTGTTTTTAATGTAGCGATAACGAGAATGATATAACCGATACCGAGTAGGATCATACCAAGTCCCATTTTTGTTGGGATTTTTAAATCCCCATTTTTTCTAGTTGCAAGTTTTGCCCATAATGCTGAAATGACTGGAGCAAGTAAAATAATAAATAACGGATTGACCGATTGGAACCAAGATGTTGGAACTTCCCATCCGAACACAGAGCGGTCTACAAATTTGTTTGTATATAATGTTAACGAACTACCAGCTTGTTCAAAGCCAGCCCAGAAGAAGACAACAAAGCATGTTAAAATGACGATAACTGCGGTACGTTGTTTTTCTTTTTTTGTTAACGGTGTATTTCCTACTGTTTGTTGTCCAGCAGCTGTTTGCAAATCGCGAGTTGGTTTTTTACCGATATCACCAAGGAAGCGATTAGATAGTGTTGTAAATAAAATTTGTCCAATAATCATTCCGATTGAAGCTGCTAAGAAACCGTAACGGAATCCGTAATGAACAACACCGTCCACTGTTGTTTTAAATAAATTTTCTGATAAAAACCCACAAACGAGTGGAGCTAAAAATGAACCGACGTTAATACCCATATAGAAAATTGTAAATGCACTATCACGTTTTGGATCGTGCTCTTCGTATAATTCTCCAACAAGTGTAGAGATATTCGGTTTAAAGAATCCGTTACCGATAATAATAAGCGCTAATCCGAGGTATAGACCGACTTGGTTTTGCAAGGCAAATAGTGTAAGGTTACCAATTGCCATCGTTATACCACCAATTGTGATGGCTTTTCGTTTACCTAGAAAACGGTCTGTTAAGTATCCACCAATTAATGGGGTGAAGTAACAGGCTCCAGTATAAAATCCGTAAATGGAAAGTGCCCATGCGGGACTAAACCCAAGACCACCGCTTACTAAAGCTGTTGTTAAATATAATGTTAATAATCCTCGTAATCCATAGTAACTAAATCTTTCCCACATCTCTGTAAAGAAGAGTAAGTACAAACCTGGAGGATGTTTCTTTTTTCTTTGTTGTTCTCTTTCTAGTTGTATCGTTGATTCCATGTGATTTTTCCTCCTGACACAAACAAAAAACAAAGTTAATAGTTTTATATATTTAATATTTTACTTTATTAACTATTGAAAGTCAATAAAGGTTGATTTTTCAGAAGAAATTGGAAAAGGGAAGTAGATATAGAATGGGTGTTTCTTTTGTGGTAGACTATGGACTATGTTTTCTTTGTAAGGAAGCGGATTATCGCGTTTTTCCTACGTGTGGAATAGATCTCATGCGAGATGAAATTGAAGAAGGAGAAAGAAATGAAATTGTTACAGAAAAAAGAAATTTTGCTTATTAGTCTTATGTTATTCTCTATGTTCTTTGGAGCGGGAAATCTTATATTCCCACCTTTCCTTGGATACGAAGCGGGAGAGCATGTGTGGATTGCATTGCTAGGTTTTATTATGTCAGCAACAGGGCTTCCGATATTAGGTGTTATCGCTATTGCGAAAGCAGGGAGCTTTCAAACGTTAGCGGGCAGGGTTCATTCTTCATTTGCAATTATTTTTCCATGTATTGTGTACTTATTTATTGGACCAGGTCTTGGTATACCACGTGCAGGAAGCTTAGCTTTTGAAATGGGACCAGGTCAGTTGTTTCCAGAAGCGGGTAGTGTAGTTTTGTTATTGTACACGGCTATTTTCTTTAGTATTGTTTACTGGTTAAGTTTAT
This Bacillus mycoides DNA region includes the following protein-coding sequences:
- a CDS encoding peptide MFS transporter, translating into MESTIQLEREQQRKKKHPPGLYLLFFTEMWERFSYYGLRGLLTLYLTTALVSGGLGFSPAWALSIYGFYTGACYFTPLIGGYLTDRFLGKRKAITIGGITMAIGNLTLFALQNQVGLYLGLALIIIGNGFFKPNISTLVGELYEEHDPKRDSAFTIFYMGINVGSFLAPLVCGFLSENLFKTTVDGVVHYGFRYGFLAASIGMIIGQILFTTLSNRFLGDIGKKPTRDLQTAAGQQTVGNTPLTKKEKQRTAVIVILTCFVVFFWAGFEQAGSSLTLYTNKFVDRSVFGWEVPTSWFQSVNPLFIILLAPVISALWAKLATRKNGDLKIPTKMGLGMILLGIGYIILVIATLKTGSDEHNITEKANLLFIVFTYLFHTLGELFLSPVGLSMVSALAPVKLASLLMGVWLASSGIANIIGGQLASFTTSLGYAEVFTVIGAAAIILGCVLLLISKKLVKWMD
- a CDS encoding YHYH domain-containing protein, whose translation is MRQQVKKLLLTTSVALLVAPISAYAHPGRTDANGGHTCRTNCEKWGLQYGEYHYHNKPASSSGATSPAPSQNNNGAVAAERQAEAQRNAEAEKQRAAEAQRKAEEERQRAAEEQRKAEEERQRVAEEQRKAEEARKQEEAQRQADMEKGQLEGQKSGEADFKAGKNNAEGHLTGKSDTYKQAFTTAYTAAWSLEEQKKMHSEKGKEQGLAQEKMDDSQITPEFKVNFAEGFQVGNKERTKKIEKEQAELGEKAGKELAEKKPGNTEKDTYVKAYETAYEKGYKSAQKMAEKAGYTYAFENYDLKVPAKYEKHESLKKWFTEGFKSNKKAAEIREEGYKKGDSWLSFFYKNFVPSEYKEHKDLYEQAIEKGKKA